In Eubalaena glacialis isolate mEubGla1 chromosome 2, mEubGla1.1.hap2.+ XY, whole genome shotgun sequence, a single genomic region encodes these proteins:
- the LOC133085783 gene encoding N-acetylneuraminate lyase-like: protein MTFPAVLSDVLINFLKEVAAAAPALPFYYYHIPALTGVKIRAEELLDGIQDKIPTFQGLKFSDTDLLDFRQCVDQNRQQQFAFLFGVDEQLLSALVMGATGAVGRKGDPALLGAAIRAISPPPPLQPLTPCVWLCVRCVSVAKAEATDGPKRAVLSGTRKQTPDVIPDYD from the exons ATGACTTTTCCTGCTGTTCTTTCAGATGTCCTGATTAACTTCCTAAAGGAGGTGGCCGCGGCTGCCCCTGCACTGCCGTTTTACTACTATCACATTCCTGCCTTGACAGGGGTAAAGA TTCGTGCTGAGGAGTTGTTGGATGGAATTCAGGATAAGATCCCCACCTTCCAAGGGCTGAAATTCAGTGACACAGATCTCTTAGACTTCAGGCAATGTGTTGATCAGAATCGCCAGCAACAGTTTGCTTTCCTTTTTGGGGTGGATGAG CAACTGTTGAGTGCTCTGGTGATGGGAGCGACTGGAGCAGTGGGCAG AAAGGGAGATCCCGCCCTCCTTGGCGCCGCGATCAGAGCCAtttcgccgccgccgccgctgcagcCTTTGACTCCGTGCGTGTGGCTTTGCGTTCGCTGTGTGTCCGTCGCTAAGGCCGAAGCCACGGACGGTCCTAAGAGGGCTGTGCTCTCGGGTACCAGGAAGCAGACGCCG GATGTAATCCCTGATTATGATTAA
- the LOC133085591 gene encoding ubiquitin-associated protein 1-like, whose amino-acid sequence MASKKLGADFHGTFSYLDDVPFKIGDKFKTLAIVGLPIGFSLPDCLQVVREVQNGFSLEKKTIEWAEDIKKIQEAQWEAERKAEEAEAKVNSKSGPEGDSKMSFSKTHSTATMPPPINPILASLQHNITPTRVSSSATRQKVLSPPHTKADFNPADFECEEDLFDNLELKTIDEKEELRNILVGTSGPIMAQLLDSNLPRGGSGSVLQDEEVLASLERATPDFKPLNKPNGFITLPQLGNCEKMSLSSKVSLPPIPAVSNIKSLSFPKLDSDDSSQKTAKMASTFHSTSCLRSGTFQNSLKPSTQSSASELNGHHTLGLSALNLDSGTEVPTLTHSQMPSLSVLSVCTEESSPPNTCPKVTPPNSSMSQVPNTPSCPQAYSEMQTLSPSERQCVETVINMDYSYECVLKAVKKKGENIEQILDYPFAHGQLCEKGFDPLLVEEALEMQQCSEEKMMEFLQLMSKFKEMGFELKDIKEVLLLHNNDQDTALEDLMARAGAS is encoded by the coding sequence ATGGCTTCTAAGAAGTTGGGTGCAGATTTTCATGGGACTTTCAGTTACCTTGATGATGTCCCATTTAAGATAGGAGACAAATTCAAAACACTAGCTATAGTTGGTCTACCTATTGGCTTCTCCTTGCCTGACTGTTTGCAGGTTGTCAGAGAAGTACAGAATGGTTTCTCTTTGGAAAAGAAAACCATTGAGTGGGCTGAAGATATTAAGAAAATCCAAGAAGCCCAGTGGGAAGCAGAGCGCAAGGCTGAGGAAGCAGAAGCTAAAGTGAATTCTAAGAGTGGCCCAGAGGGTGACAGCAAAATGAGCTTCTCCAAGACTCACAGTACAGCCACAATGCCACCTCCTATCAATCCCATCCTTGCCAGCTTACAGCATAACATCACCCCGACTCGGGTCAGCAGCAGTGCCACAAGACAGAAAGTTCTCAGCCCACCCCACACAAAGGCAGATTTCAATCCTGCTGACTTTGAGTGTGAAGAAGACCTGTTTGATAATCTGGAGTTAAAAACTATTGATGAGAAGGAAGAGCTGAGAAACATTCTGGTAGGAACCAGTGGACCCATTATGGCCCAGTTATTGGACAGTAACTTGCCTAGAGGTGGCTCTGGGTCTGTGTTACAGGATGAGGAGGTCCTGGCATCCCTAGAGAGGGCAACCCCAGATTTCAAGCCTCTTAACAAACCCAATGGCTTTATAACCTTACCACAGTTGGGCAACTGTGAAAAGATGTcgctgtcttccaaagtgtccctcccccccatccctgcAGTAAGCAATATCAAGTCCCTGTCCTTCCCCAAACTTGACTCTGATGACAGCAGTCAGAAGACAGCCAAGATGGCAAGCACTTTCCACAGCACATCCTGCCTCCGCAGTGGCACGTTCCAGAATTCCCTAAAGCCTTCCACCCAAAGCAGTGCCAGTGAGCTCAATGGGCATCATACTCTTGGGCTTTCAGCTTTGAATTTGGACAGTGGCACAGAGGTGCCAACCCTGACCCATTCTCAGATGCCTTCCCTCTCTGTCTTGTCTGTGTGCACAGAAGAATCATCACCTCCAAATACCTGTCCCAAGGTCACACCTCCTAATTCCTCAATGTCACAAGTGCCCAACACTCCCAGCTGTCCCCAGGCTTATTCTGAAATGCAGACTCTGTCCCCCAGTGAGCGGCAATGTGTGGAGACGGTGATCAACATGGACTACTCATATGAGTGTGTCTTGAAAGCcgtgaagaagaaaggagagaatattGAGCAGATTCTCGACTATCCCTTTGCACATGGACAGCTCTGTGAGAAGGGCTTTGACCCTCTTTTAGTGGAAGAGGCTCTGGAAATGCAGCAGTGTTCAGAGGAAAAGATGATGGAGTTTCTTCAGTTAATGAGCAAATTTAAGGAAATGGGCTTTGAACTGAAAGATATTAAGGAAGTTCTGCTATTACACAACAATGACCAGGACACTGCTTTGGAAGACCTCATGGCTCGGGCGGGAGCCAGCTGA